TAGGTTTTATCAAGGTCAAATCATACACTTACTTTTGGGAATAGTCAAGAGGATTTCACCCCGACCGAAATGGGCGTTCAAACCGTTTGAAACCGCTTGATCTAATTATCCTTCTATCATGCGTTATAAGCAATCCCTCCACTCGATCCATGGATTCAATCAACTGAAGCCCCCTTTTGGGACCGAGGACGAAGACGGTCGTCGCCAGCGCATCGGCATCTATCGCTTTATCAGCGACGATCGTGACGCTTATAAGCTCGGTTGCCGATCTGCCGGTCTTGGGATTGATGATATGGTGAACCTTCTTACTTTGATCGAAATATCTCTCATAATCCCCGCTTGTGGCGACGGCCTCATCCGTGACGTAGATGATCGTTATATATTCCCTCTCCTTTCGAGGATTTCTAAGGGCGATATGCCATCTCTCACCTCCAGGCTTAACACCTATCGCCCTTATATCCCCTCCGGCGTTAACGAGGGCGCTCTTTATCCCGCTTTCCCTAAGCGACTCTATAGCCTTGTCTATGGCATATCCCTTCGCTATCCCACCCAAGGTTATCATAGCCCCTTTTTTGTTAAGTCGGATCGCGTTCCTCCCAAGAGCGATATTCTCATACCCGACGAGCTCCTTCGCCGACTCCAGCTCCTCTCTTGTAGGAGGCCTGCCCAGCTCTTTATAGGTATGCGTGTAGAGCTTCAGGATCGGCTGAACGGTGATATCGAAAGCGCCATCTGAGAGCCTGGAGTAATAAAGCGCTTTTTCTATGACGTATCTCAGCTCTTGAGAGGGATTTTCGAGATACCCGTCTCTATTGAGCCTTGAGACCTCACTTTCCCTTTTATAGGTGCTCATAAGCTGATCGATCCTTTCCATCTCCTTAAACGCCAGGTCGATCGCCCTTTTCGCCTCCGAAGGAGATCTGTCGTAGGCTGTAATCTCGACAAAAGTTCCCATCAACTCCCTTGTCTCCGATACCTTTCTCACATCACTTCCACAGCCCAAAAGGTCGATCGCCAAAACGAGCGAGGTGATCAGGAGGTGGATATATCTGAAGTATCTCATTTTTCATCTCTCCCTCATGGTATCCACGATATCCTTCATCCTTTCAAGCCTCACCCTCACTATCATCAGGCAGAGGTAAAGCATGGTCACGGCAGCCAGCGATATGAAAAAGGCCAGCTTCATCCTGGGACTGAGGTTCATCCCGCTTCGGGTTATCACGACGGGATGGATCGATCTCCACCACCTTATCGATAGAAAGACCAGGGGGACATCGGCAAACGCCGCAATCCCTATAACTGCGCTGAAGGTCCTCCTCTTTTCGTCCTGGGCCATGCATCTTACCAGGATGTAACCCAGATATGCCAGCCACAGGATCAATGTTGTGGTCAGCCTGACGTCCCAGGTCCACCACACCCCCCATGCGAACCTCGCCCAGATCGAGCCCGTGACGAGGGCGATGGCTCCGAAGACGACACCGATCTCGGCCGACGATGAGGCTATCCTATCCCACTTCAAACCTCCCTTGATCAGATATCCGAGGCTGCCGATGAAGTTGACCAGGAAGGCTAGGGCAGCGGCCCATGCACATGGGACATGGAGGTAAAATATCTTCTGGCTCACGCCCAACGTTTCGTCCACCGGCGCGAGACCAATGAGAATCAGCGAGACCGCTATAAGCAAGGCTGTGAGCGAGAATATCAGATGCGTTATCCTGAACATATGCATCACGACACTCCAGCTACGTCTTTATCTATTCGATCTATAATGAGATCGTATGCTTTTCTCACGCGCTCTAGGTTTTCCAGCTCAAGAATTGCTGTCAGCGTATACCTACCTGCCTCTTTGAAAACATCAAAATCCAGGAGCTGCTTGCGAAGGTCTAACGCCCAATCCTTGTTTAGCACCCAGTCATCATGGAGATATAGCTGAAAAACGTTCGGGGGATAACCGTAAGCGAAACTAGTAGGTCGCTTGATCTTAGGTGAGATAATGCGTATGGAAAAACCAACCTCTCCCCAGTAAACAACATAGCCCCGTTCCTCGGCGAGATTCAAAACCCTTTGGAAGAACTTTCCTGCTGCTGGGTCACACTTGCTCAAAAACTCTTCAGGCGTTGTGCTTCTCCGAGATCTCTTAGTCTCGCGAGCGATTTCGCTCATACCGATAACTCTCGAGACCAATACTCTCTGGCTACGATCACCCTCCCTTCGAAACTGCTTGATCTCTACAGCCAGCACTTCTACATTGGACATCTCTTCGTTAAGGAATTCCACCAAACGACGGAGCTCCTTAGGAATACGATCTGCCACGAAGATGAGGCGAATTTTTCTATTACGTAGGTTGTTCTCCACTCGCTGCCAATACTCTTCGATCTCTACTTCAGAGATGCTACCTCTCCCCAACAATTTTGAAATCTCACTATCCAGTGATTTCCCCTCTTTTTGAGCCGTCTTGGAGGCAGCTTGGCGTAGCTGCTCCATATCCCAGTATTCAAGACCATTGGCGGCGTAGTCCAACATCTGCGCTACGACCTCCCGGCGAGTACGCGTATCCTCGGCACGCTTGCACTCTACAAAGGTGGGAACGCCGTCCTGATCCAGGAAAAGATGATCGAGACTCCATCGTTCCGCTTGAGTCGGCTCACCTGGAACGCCCATCTCACGAGCAATCAACAGCCAACGACGCGGGTTTTCAGGATCGATCTGATCACCAGGAAGAAGATCTGGATATTCAACGAGTAGCTTCTGAAGCTCCTCCTCACTAATATAACTAGCTTCCTCCAGAGGGATGAGGTTTGAACTGTTTTCCCCAAGAAGATAGATCCTAGCCTTATATGTTTTTCCCATGTCTTTTACCGTCATTACCCTCCTTCCGATCCAAAATCCTACTCTTAAATTTTAGGCTTATCATCAAGCCGTGAACGTGAAGTGCTTCGAATGACCAGGTATTTGATAGGGGTATCGCCGCAGTTGCGCAGGCCGTGGAGGACGTTCTCCGGGCAGAAAAGCGCCGTATATGGGCCGATAACATACCTCTCCTCGCCGATTATCGCCTCAGCGGTGCCCTCCAGCAGGAACATGATCTCCTCCCCTTCATGGGCGTGGGGCGGATGGGCACGCTGACCCGGGTTGATAACCGAGATATGCATCTCCAGTTCTCGTGCGCCACAAGATCCCTCATTCACATAGGGCATGGAGTAACCCCGATCATGCTCCCGTTTTCGATCCTCATCCCATTTGATGATGTTGGGATTGTCCATAAACGCCTCCTCCCTTAAACCCTTGGAAACATAACGTCCACCAGAGCTTCCCATTCCTCCGGCGGATGTCCATATTTGTCCTGATATCTTCGATGTACCTGCCGTTCATACTCGGTCATCTCCCTCAAGGGGAAGGATATACTTCTTCTGCCACCTCTGCCCGATTCTATCATAGCGATGTTCATCTCCTGATCCAGCCTTCCGGCCGCAGCGCCGTATTCCGGTTCCGTATCGTTCAGCACCGCCCTTGCGATACTCATCAGCTCATCCGCCACGGCCACCTGTCCCTCAGTTATCGGGTATCGACTGAAGGGATTTTCCCATCTTATCGTCCGATCGGGGAGCTCCATCTCAATACTCTGGAGCACCTTCACTCCATCGATCTCCTTTGTGATCCGGCGTGGGGAATGCTTCTCGGCGACGGCGCCGGACTGGAGTCTCTCCTCCGGCACGACGTATACGTCCTCGCCTACGATGGTGCCAGCGCTCCCGTCGATCTGAGTGATGCTCACCTGTCCCCGACCGAGGGATCGGGCGTGGATGACGTTGGAGTAGCACATAAGCGCCGCGACACCGTTGGCAAAATCGATGTACCCCAGAGTCCATCGCTCCTCGGTATGATGTCTCTTCATGCGGTCGGTTATGGGCAGGATAGGGGTGGTGTGGGATATCCCCAAAATCGATACCGGATCGGCCCCCGCCAGCTTGCGAAGAAGGCTCATCCCGTGATAGCCTCCCTCTTGAAAGATGCGGTATATCCTGGAGACCTTCCCGATAACCCCATCCTCTATCACCTTTAGGGTGAACCTCCTGGAAGGCGCTCGGTAGTAATTTTCGGCCACCTCGATCTTAACCCCATTACGCCGCGCCGTCTCCATCATCAGATCGGCAAGAGGCAGGGTGATGGCTATCGGGGTTTCCACCAGTTGATGAACCCCATGCTCGGAGAGAAAACATGAGATAGGGTGATGAGCATCCCCCGGCACCGTTAACACCGCCACATCCACCTTCTCTCTAGCGGCCAAATCGCGCACGCTGGTGTATGCGTTTACCCCGTGTCGCTCGGCGAGGCTCCGGGCGGTATCGGGATTGATATCGCAGATGGCGACGAAATCGAACACGTCATCCATCTTCGGTATAACGGGCAGATACGCCCCCGCACCTCGTCTTCCGGCCCCCACAAGGGCCAGCTTCAGCTTATCCATGAGGTCCTCCTCATATGTAGCGGGTGATCTCGGCTGAGTCTACATCATACCGCCGTGAATTTCAAGTCTCTATCACCTCCTCGAAGAGAAGCAGGGAGATGACAAGGAACATGCCGGCATAGACCGCTCCGAGCCAGAGCCATTTCCCTATTATGCTTTCCCCCGTTAAAACCGCGCTGAAGGACTTAGCTGAGGCGATGACCATCGGGAAGAGCAACGGCATGAGCAACGCCACTAGCAAGCTCTCCCCGCCCTTAAGCTCGGATGAAATGGCGGCTATGAGCGTTCCCACAGTGCATATCCCGAACGTCCCAAGCGCTGCTATGGCACATAGCTTAGCGATTCCGTTCGGATCGACCTTCAGCCCGAGCATGATCCCCCCGGCCATCCCAATGACGAGGTTGGAGGCGGATGTGGCTATGAATCCGGATGTCAACTTGCCCAAGTATATCATCTCCGCCGGAAGGCCGGAGAGCCTCATCAGCTCGATCCCGCCGCTCTCCCTCTCCCTTCGGAACGATCCGGTAAGCGTGACCACCCCCGAAAAGGCAAACCCACACCATATGATCCCCGATTTGGTCTCCTTCTTCAACCCCATCGGATCGCTCGTCAGGGCGAAGACCAACACCACCAGCACGCCGAAGGCGAGGCTCAACGGGAGCGACTCTGAGCGAAATAGACTTAATTTCGCATCTCGCAGTACAATCCCCCACCATGGACGCATCACCTCAACCTGCCCTCCGAAAGCCTGAAAGTGTGAGATGATATCCTCTCAAGCAACCAATTCATATGTGAGGTGACGACAGCGGAGCCACCGCGGGAGAGATGGCCTCGGATCAGCTCGATCAACATCTCCACCCCATCTCGATCCAGGGAGGCAAAGGGTTCATCCAGGAGCAGGAGGTCAGGGGAATGTATCATCGCCCTCGCCACGGCCAACCTCTGCCTCATCCCCTCCGAGAAATCCCCCACCTTTTCATCGGCGAAGTGGATCAGCCCGACCCTCTTCAACCATCCTTCGACCTTCTCATCACCGTTCCCAATCCCGTAGATTCGAGAGACATATCTGAGGTTTTCCCTGGCCGTCAGTTGCCTATACAGCATCGGATCATGCGACAACACCCCAATACGCCTTCTGAAGGGCCTGGGATTTTTGAAGGGATCTTCGCCCTCCATGACGATTTCCCCTTCGTCGGGGCGAAGCAAGGTGGAGAGGATCTTGATCAGGGTAGTTTTGCCCGCCCCGTTAGGACCTGTGATGCATAAGACCTCGCCGTCTACTACATCTAGATCCACCCCTTTGAGGATCTCCTTATTTCCGAAGCTCTTTCTCAACCCCCTGACCGATAATCTCATCTTTAACCCTATCTGTTTTAGAATAACCAAGGTAAAATCTCCCCCTGCTCCCTCAAAGGTAGACCTGGGTAGGAGGAGAAAATGATAAGCAGAGCAATAACATTATACACCATAATAGACGATCCACTCAAGACAATAATCAAGATTGACAGGTTGCTATCCCGATGGTATACTCAAGTATAATCCGATGAGAGTAAAGAACGTAGGAAATGGCTTCCAGGTTTAGGATTCGGGACAAAGTAAAGACATTGATAGAGCTGCTCTATATGCTTCTCTATTCGGCCCTACAAAAGCTTAAGCGTAAGCTGCTTGGAGAGCTAAGGGGAGGGTGAACATGCAGGAGAAAAGGATGTTCCCGCGTATCGGAAGCCAAATGCTGGTCAAATATATCGTGGTTACTGAAAGCGAATTTAAAAAGCGAGTCAGCGATACGCTCACAGAGGATATCAGCGTCAGAGGCATTAGATTCGTATCGGAAGAGGAATTGCCGCCGGGGACGAGGCTGGTGCTGGAGTTGAACCTTCCCGATGTGGACCATCCGATTACCCCTCCAGGCAAGGTGGTATGGTGTAGTCCCAGAAATGGCGGATACGAAGTAGGTGTCGAGCTTATCTGGCTCTCATTCCAGGATGAGGATCAGCTTGCACTTGCCAACTACATCAATTCGATGCTGGAGTTAGGAAGGGGATGAACCTGAGGAGGATATCCTATCGGATTCTGACCAGAGCGCTCAAAGGGGAGATACCGAAAAAGCTGATCGAAGAGGCATACTATAGGCTCGGACTTTCACATGCCCAGAGGGCCTTTGTCGCTGAAATGGTCTATGGGACACTCAGATGGTTGATGAAGCTGGACTGGATCATCGATCGGTTTCTCGAAAGGCCCGAGAAGCTGGACGGGAAAGTCAGGAACGTCCTCAGATTGGGGATATATCAGATGGATTTCATGGGATCGGTTCCAGATTATGCGGCGATAAATGAGTGCGTGGAGCTCGTAAAGTGGATCTTCAGGCGGGAGCCGTATCTCGCAAAACCGATGGCGCGTCTGACGAACGCCGTGCTTCGCAGATACCGGAGGGAGAGGGGACGACTTCGATTCCCAAGCCTTGATGAGGATCCGGTCAGACATATCTCCATCAACCAATCCCATCCTGAGTGGCTCGTGAGGAGATGGGTTAAAAGATGGGGTGTGGAGTGGACGCTAGAACTTTGTGAAGCGAACAATTCCCCTCCGCCCATCACGTTGAGGGCCAACGCTCTTAGATGTTCTAGGGATCAACTTGTGGAGGAGCTAAAAGGGGAAGGGTTGGATGTCAGTCCGGGGAGATACGCCCCTGAAGCGGTGAGGATCGAGGGTCATCCGGTCTTCGAAAGGCTTGAAAGCTTCAAAAAGGGTCTTTTCTTCCTCCAGGATGAGGCATCCATGCTGGTCGTGCATGCCCTTTCGCCTCAGGTGGGAGATCTCGTGATAGATGTCTGTGCCGCCCCCGGGGGCAAAACCACCCATATAGCGGAGATGACAAGGAACCTTGCAACCGTGATAGCGCTGGACGTCTCCGGCAAGAGGCTGAAGCTCATCCGTGAAAATTGCGCAAGGCTTGGGATTACAGAGGTGAGGATCAAACGACATGATGCCTCGGAGCCAGCCGAGGACCTGCTTAACCGGGCGGATAGGGTTCTGGTAGATGTTCCCTGCTCAAACACGGGCGTCATCAGGAGACATCCCGACCTGAAGTGGAAGAGATCGGAGGAGGATATAGAAAAGCTAGCTGACCTTCAGTTTCGGATACTCCTCGCATCGGCACAGTACGTCAAGAGGGGAGGCGTGCTCGTCTACAGCACCTGCAGCCTGGAGGAAGAGGAGAATGAGGGGGTTATCGAGAGGTTTCTGGAGGAGGTAAAGGGTTTCGAGCCGGAGTCGGTGGCGGATTATCTGCCATACTCAGCCAAAGAGCTGGTCACGTGGGAGGGGTTTATGAGGTCTTCCCCCCATATTCACGGCCTGGACGGTTTTTTCGCAGCAAGGTTGAGACGGAGGTAGAGGGATGCCAAGGGAGTTTCCGCTGGAGAGGATCCGTAACATCGGAATCGTAGCGCATATAGACGCCGGTAAGACCACCACGACGGAGAGGATCCTCTACTACACCGGCAAAAAACATAAGATCGGCGAGGTGGATGAGGGCACCGCCGACATGGACTGGATGGAGCAGGAGAAGGAGAGGGGCATAACGATCACCTCAGCGGCGACGACCTGTTACTGGAGGGATCACACGATCAACATAATCGATACGCCCGGCCATGTGGATTTTACCGCCGAGGTTGAAAGGTGTCTGAGGGTGCTGGACGGCGTCGTGGTGGTCTTCTGCGCCGTGGGCGGCGTTGAACCTCAGTCAGAAACGGTCTGGCATCAGGCCGATAGATACGGAGTGCCCAGGATCGCCTTCGTCAACAAGATGGATAGGGTTGGCGCGGATTTCTTCAGGGTTCTGGATATGATGGTCTCCAAGCTTCAGGCTACACCCGCTCCCGTTCAGATTCCCATCGGCTCGGAGGGGGAGTTCAGCGGTGTGGTGGATCTCATCAGGATGAAGGCTATTAGGTGGAATCCCGATGATCTGGGGCAGACTTATCTCTTCGAGGATATCCCCGAAGAGATGGCCGATATAGCCATGGAGTATCGGGAAAGACTGCTTGAGACGGCGGCTGAGGCGGATGATGAGTTGATGGAGCTGTATCTCGAGGGCGAGGAGGTGCCGGAGGAGATCGTGAGACGGGCGCTGAGAAGAGGCACCATAGAGAATCAGTTTATCCCCGTCATGTGCGGCGCCGCTCTCAGAAACATAGGCGTTCAGCCCGTGCTGGATGGGGTCGTGGAGTATCTGCCATCCCCCCTGGATATCCCACCGATAGAGGGCGAGGATCCGAAGACGGGCCAGGTCATAACCCGTCGGGCCTCCGATGATGAGCCGTTCTCCGCACTGGTCTTCAAGGTCATAGCCGATCCGAACGTCGACAGGTTCATCTACGCCAGGATCTATTCGGGCACCCTCAAAAAGGGGGAAAGGGTCTATAACCCCGGAAGGAAAGCGCGGGAGAGGGTGATGCGTATCCTCCGGGTGCATGCCAACAAATATCGAAATATAGATGAGGCCTTTGCCGGCGATATCGTTGCACTGGTGGGGCTCAAAAACACGTTCACGGGAGATACGATATGTGATGAAAGCCATCAGATACTGTTGGAGCCGATGAGGTTCCCAGAACCGGTCATCTCGGTCGCCATAGAGCCCAGAACTGAGGCGGAGAAAAGGAAACTCGAAGATACGATCAGGATACTCTCCATCGAAGATCCCACCTTTTCGGTGGAGATCGATGAGGAGAGCGGACAGAGGATCATATCTGGGATGGGAGAGCTACATCTGGAGATACTGGTCGAAAGGATGATCCGTGAGTTCGGCGTACAGGCCCGCGCCGGTAAACCTCAGGTGGCCTACAAGGAGACCATAACCATCCCCGGGAACGGCAGAGCTACCTACGAGCACAAAGGGGAGGAGATGAGCGCCTTCGCTGAGGTCGAGCTGGCCCTCGATCCGATGGAGAGGGGGAAGGGGTTCGAGTTCGTAAGCGAGCTCGATCCCTCAGCGTTTCCTCAGACCTATCTGGAGGCAGTGGAACGGGGCGTGAAA
The sequence above is a segment of the Candidatus Poribacteria bacterium genome. Coding sequences within it:
- a CDS encoding FAD:protein FMN transferase gives rise to the protein MRYFRYIHLLITSLVLAIDLLGCGSDVRKVSETRELMGTFVEITAYDRSPSEAKRAIDLAFKEMERIDQLMSTYKRESEVSRLNRDGYLENPSQELRYVIEKALYYSRLSDGAFDITVQPILKLYTHTYKELGRPPTREELESAKELVGYENIALGRNAIRLNKKGAMITLGGIAKGYAIDKAIESLRESGIKSALVNAGGDIRAIGVKPGGERWHIALRNPRKEREYITIIYVTDEAVATSGDYERYFDQSKKVHHIINPKTGRSATELISVTIVADKAIDADALATTVFVLGPKRGLQLIESMDRVEGLLITHDRRIIRSSGFKRFERPFRSG
- the ccsA gene encoding cytochrome c biogenesis protein CcsA produces the protein MHMFRITHLIFSLTALLIAVSLILIGLAPVDETLGVSQKIFYLHVPCAWAAALAFLVNFIGSLGYLIKGGLKWDRIASSSAEIGVVFGAIALVTGSIWARFAWGVWWTWDVRLTTTLILWLAYLGYILVRCMAQDEKRRTFSAVIGIAAFADVPLVFLSIRWWRSIHPVVITRSGMNLSPRMKLAFFISLAAVTMLYLCLMIVRVRLERMKDIVDTMRER
- a CDS encoding cupin domain-containing protein; the protein is MDNPNIIKWDEDRKREHDRGYSMPYVNEGSCGARELEMHISVINPGQRAHPPHAHEGEEIMFLLEGTAEAIIGEERYVIGPYTALFCPENVLHGLRNCGDTPIKYLVIRSTSRSRLDDKPKI
- a CDS encoding Gfo/Idh/MocA family oxidoreductase; the encoded protein is MDKLKLALVGAGRRGAGAYLPVIPKMDDVFDFVAICDINPDTARSLAERHGVNAYTSVRDLAAREKVDVAVLTVPGDAHHPISCFLSEHGVHQLVETPIAITLPLADLMMETARRNGVKIEVAENYYRAPSRRFTLKVIEDGVIGKVSRIYRIFQEGGYHGMSLLRKLAGADPVSILGISHTTPILPITDRMKRHHTEERWTLGYIDFANGVAALMCYSNVIHARSLGRGQVSITQIDGSAGTIVGEDVYVVPEERLQSGAVAEKHSPRRITKEIDGVKVLQSIEMELPDRTIRWENPFSRYPITEGQVAVADELMSIARAVLNDTEPEYGAAAGRLDQEMNIAMIESGRGGRRSISFPLREMTEYERQVHRRYQDKYGHPPEEWEALVDVMFPRV
- a CDS encoding heme exporter protein CcmB encodes the protein MRPWWGIVLRDAKLSLFRSESLPLSLAFGVLVVLVFALTSDPMGLKKETKSGIIWCGFAFSGVVTLTGSFRRERESGGIELMRLSGLPAEMIYLGKLTSGFIATSASNLVIGMAGGIMLGLKVDPNGIAKLCAIAALGTFGICTVGTLIAAISSELKGGESLLVALLMPLLFPMVIASAKSFSAVLTGESIIGKWLWLGAVYAGMFLVISLLLFEEVIET
- the ccmA gene encoding heme ABC exporter ATP-binding protein CcmA, which produces MVILKQIGLKMRLSVRGLRKSFGNKEILKGVDLDVVDGEVLCITGPNGAGKTTLIKILSTLLRPDEGEIVMEGEDPFKNPRPFRRRIGVLSHDPMLYRQLTARENLRYVSRIYGIGNGDEKVEGWLKRVGLIHFADEKVGDFSEGMRQRLAVARAMIHSPDLLLLDEPFASLDRDGVEMLIELIRGHLSRGGSAVVTSHMNWLLERISSHTFRLSEGRLR
- a CDS encoding PilZ domain-containing protein; this translates as MQEKRMFPRIGSQMLVKYIVVTESEFKKRVSDTLTEDISVRGIRFVSEEELPPGTRLVLELNLPDVDHPITPPGKVVWCSPRNGGYEVGVELIWLSFQDEDQLALANYINSMLELGRG
- the rsmB gene encoding 16S rRNA (cytosine(967)-C(5))-methyltransferase RsmB, which translates into the protein MNLRRISYRILTRALKGEIPKKLIEEAYYRLGLSHAQRAFVAEMVYGTLRWLMKLDWIIDRFLERPEKLDGKVRNVLRLGIYQMDFMGSVPDYAAINECVELVKWIFRREPYLAKPMARLTNAVLRRYRRERGRLRFPSLDEDPVRHISINQSHPEWLVRRWVKRWGVEWTLELCEANNSPPPITLRANALRCSRDQLVEELKGEGLDVSPGRYAPEAVRIEGHPVFERLESFKKGLFFLQDEASMLVVHALSPQVGDLVIDVCAAPGGKTTHIAEMTRNLATVIALDVSGKRLKLIRENCARLGITEVRIKRHDASEPAEDLLNRADRVLVDVPCSNTGVIRRHPDLKWKRSEEDIEKLADLQFRILLASAQYVKRGGVLVYSTCSLEEEENEGVIERFLEEVKGFEPESVADYLPYSAKELVTWEGFMRSSPHIHGLDGFFAARLRRR
- the fusA gene encoding elongation factor G, translating into MPREFPLERIRNIGIVAHIDAGKTTTTERILYYTGKKHKIGEVDEGTADMDWMEQEKERGITITSAATTCYWRDHTINIIDTPGHVDFTAEVERCLRVLDGVVVVFCAVGGVEPQSETVWHQADRYGVPRIAFVNKMDRVGADFFRVLDMMVSKLQATPAPVQIPIGSEGEFSGVVDLIRMKAIRWNPDDLGQTYLFEDIPEEMADIAMEYRERLLETAAEADDELMELYLEGEEVPEEIVRRALRRGTIENQFIPVMCGAALRNIGVQPVLDGVVEYLPSPLDIPPIEGEDPKTGQVITRRASDDEPFSALVFKVIADPNVDRFIYARIYSGTLKKGERVYNPGRKARERVMRILRVHANKYRNIDEAFAGDIVALVGLKNTFTGDTICDESHQILLEPMRFPEPVISVAIEPRTEAEKRKLEDTIRILSIEDPTFSVEIDEESGQRIISGMGELHLEILVERMIREFGVQARAGKPQVAYKETITIPGNGRATYEHKGEEMSAFAEVELALDPMERGKGFEFVSELDPSAFPQTYLEAVERGVKSAMTAGVLAGYPMVDVRVALVDAVNRSDSNEMAFEAAAVMAFEKAARECNPVLLEPIMRIQVTAPSEYIGNVISDLNTRRAQIHTVTQRGPVEVVEGLVPLAEMFKYATDLRSMTQGRGAYSMEFSHYAEVPPHILKQILP